A region of Mauremys mutica isolate MM-2020 ecotype Southern chromosome 2, ASM2049712v1, whole genome shotgun sequence DNA encodes the following proteins:
- the XCR1 gene encoding chemokine XC receptor 1, protein MDESNFDLNSFPDYFDEYGNFTNYNGTGNVCEMDDLHAFGAHLTTILYSLAFVLSLLGNSLVLWILMKYESLVSLTNIFIMNLCISDLVFSCMLPFWIVYHLHGWIFGDFLCKAVNAVFSISYYSGIVFLTIMTILRYMAVVNPLSTLSTQTRQCGIQVSLAIWAASILVVVPEMIFTQVQTDLDGFSTCDYTDSYWKRVEIYQRNVFFLFSFAIIVFCYIEILKILLRTRSHRKHRTVRLIFTIVVAFFLSWAPYNIFCFLQTLPAHYIFLNCEIQKNIAYAFYISRKIAFSHCCLNPVLYVFVGVKFRRHLMHLCNYLWPCNNGKISSPRIYSHGKFHYEDASIY, encoded by the coding sequence ATGGATGAATCCAACTTTGACTTAAACTCATTTCCAGACTACTTTGATGAGTATGGGAACTTCACTAATTATAATGGCACTGGTAATGTGTGTGAAATGGATGACCTCCACGCATTTGGTGCCCATCTCACTACCATCCTGTACTCTCTTGCTTTTGTTCTTAGCCTGCTGGGAAATAGTTTGGTGTTATGGATCCTAATGAAGTATGAAAGCCTTGTGTCTTTAACAAACATCTTCATCATGAACCTTTGCATCTCCGACCTGGTCTTCTCTTGCATGCTGCCCTTCTGGATCGTGTATCATTTGCATGGATGGATTTTTGGTGATTTTCTCTGCAAGGCTGTGAATGCTGTTTTCTCCATCAGCTACTACAGTGGTATTGTCTTTTTGACCATAATGACTATTCTCCGGTATATGGCAGTGGTGAACCCCTTGTCGACCTTGAGTACTCAGACACGCCAGTGTGGCATTCAGGTGAGCTTGGCCATTTGGGCTGCTAGCATATTAGTTGTGGTTCCTGAGATGATTTTCACCCAAGTGCAAACTGATCTGGATGGTTTCAGTACCTGCGATTACACTGACTCCTATTGGAAAAGGGTAGAAATTTATCAGCGAAATGtcttctttctcttttcctttgcTATTATTGTATTTTGTTACATCGAGATACTGAAAATTCTGCTCAGAACAAGATCTCATAGGAAGCACAGAACTGTGAGACTCATCTTTACCATTGTGGTAGCTTTTTTCCTGAGTTGGGCACCTTATAATATATTCTGTTTcctgcaaactttgccagctCATTACATCTTTCTGAACTGTGAGATTCAAAAAAACATTGCATATGCCTTCTACATCAGCCGCAAAATTGCCTTTTCCCACTGCTGCCTCAACCCTGTGCTCTATGTATTTGTTGGGGTCAAATTCAGAAGACATTTGATGCACCTATGCAATTACCTCTGGCCATGCAATAATGGGAAAATCTCCAGCCCCAGGATTTATTCTCATGGCAAATTCCACTATGAAGATGCTTCCATTTACTGA